Proteins found in one Plasmodium knowlesi strain H genome assembly, chromosome: 12 genomic segment:
- a CDS encoding YL1 nuclear protein, putative — protein MRTKKSDGSKRKKKGEDAGSGSDESFIDSVEEEELAEAEGEEDVVDAEEEEEEEEEDEQEEDGEEEEGEDEDDDEEEDEDYELKNFGIALEMPKRRNRGKNLKKLIGEDLEKDEKFWNDSIWEEEEVDEEYVNSEGEEEYIDITDSDFDDDEDEVEDDDEEEVERNEKELDDEEVKRKKKKMFSYLEKLKKQTHNNALRQKLMMKAKHYGSKARGGKHGTALHGVEHKSGKKKKGEGEAEAEEALEIQGTVKKRKKVDTPSMVLNRSTRDTTRQKTEQIQKLSELRRIKRENRFKKMYENKKNKKSTQREMTREERLEEAKITEQYNLQSLLQLQAWEEEKKKYIENKRIIYHRPKNVFISYSYSKDKTFPSSENLKYELDSYYVQNPAQMINGSSIGGLLAPPDSNTNMTQNYVNCDNDVVESNVHLDQADSASTVRGPIDKEENSAPNEEDVPNDVSDESIKRKKSEEDRVSKESEDHNDADSKTKLGKFEPMQPIQLHNLEDLDNLDQCEDLHIEYLNENDEINFGTHTKDNSKTVNDSVTTVKKKRLRVKTHMEEKQIYIVTDSNELNMYSNYSNCKEYLEGVRNKNNLCAITNLEGKYFDPLTKKYYNNAEAFKLLRFYHHQKTYDHVNEQISMMVELFTNKLTEIEENTKNGLFDNI, from the coding sequence ATGAGGACAAAAAAATCTGATGGAagtaagagaaaaaaaaaaggagaagatgcAGGAAGCGGATCGGACGAAAGTTTCATCGACAGtgtggaggaggaagagttGGCGGAAGCAGAAGGTGAAGAAGACGTGGTAGAtgcggaagaggaagaagaagaagaagaagaagacgaacaggaggaagacggtgaagaagaggaaggggaagacgaagatgatgatgaggaggaggacgaAGATTACGAACTGAAAAATTTCGGCATAGCACTTGAAATGCCTAAGCGAAGgaatagaggaaaaaaccTGAAAAAACTAATTGGGGAAGACTtagaaaaagatgaaaaattcTGGAATGATAGCAtttgggaggaagaagaagtagacGAGGAGTATGTAAATtcggaaggggaagaagaatacATAGATATAACTGATTCCGATtttgatgatgatgaggatgaggTGGAAGATgatgacgaagaagaagtggagagaaatgaaaaggaactagatgatgaagaggtaaaacgaaagaagaaaaaaatgttttcgtatttagaaaaattaaaaaaacaaactcaTAATAATGCATTAAGGCAGAAGCTAATGATGAAGGCGAAGCATTACGGGAGCAAAGCGCGTGGTGGGAAACATGGAACTGCTCTCCACGGTGTGGAACACAAAtcgggaaagaaaaaaaagggagagggCGAGGCAGAAGCGGAAGAAGCGCTAGAAATACAAGGGACCGTaaagaaacggaaaaaagttGATACTCCCTCCATGGTGTTGAATAGATCTACTAGAGATACAACAAGACAAAAGACGGAGCAAATACAGAAGCTCTCCGAATTGAGAAGaattaaaagggaaaatcgttttaaaaaaatgtacgaaaataaaaaaaataaaaaaagtacgcAAAGAGAAATGACAAGGGAAGAACGATTAGAGGAAGCAAAAATAACTGAGCAGTACAATTTGCAATCCCTTTTACAGTTACAGGCctgggaagaagagaaaaaaaaatatattgaaaATAAGAGAATTATTTATCATAGAccaaaaaatgtttttattagTTATTCCTATTCGAAGGATAAAACATTTCCATCGAGCGAAAATTTGAAATATGAGCTCGATTCATATTATGTGCAAAATCCAGCACAAATGATCAATGGTAGTTCTATTGGAGGTCTCCTAGCCCCCCCCGATAGTAACACAAACATGACGCAAAATTATGTAAACTGCGACAATGATGTTGTAGAAAGTAATGTTCATTTGGACCAAGCGGATTCAGCGTCCACCGTAAGAGGCCCAATTgataaggaggaaaacaGCGCAccgaatgaagaagatgtaCCCAATGATGTGAGCGATGAAagcataaaaagaaaaaaaagtgaagaggaTCGGGTGTCAAAAGAAAGCGAAGATCATAATGATGCGGATagcaaaacaaaattgggaaaattcGAACCAATGCAGCCGATCCAGTTGCACAATTTGGAAGACCTGGATAATCTGGATCAGTGCGAAGATTTACACATAGAATATTTaaacgaaaatgatgaaataaattttgGAACGCACACAAAGGATAATAGCAAAACGGTAAATGACAGTGTTACAacggtgaagaaaaagagactAAGAGTTAAAACACACATGGAGGagaaacaaatatatattgtCACCGATTCGAATGAGCTGAATATGTATAGCAATTATAGCAACTGTAAGGAATATTTGGAAGGAgtgagaaataaaaataatttatgtgCCATCACCAATTTAGAGGGCAAATATTTTGACCCcctaacaaaaaaatattataataacGCAGAAGCGTTTAAATTGCTACGATTTTATCATCACCAAAAGACGTATGACCATGTCAACGAACAAATATCTATGATGGTTGAACTTTTTACGAACAAGTTAACAGAAATagaggaaaatacaaaaaatggcTTGTTTGATAATATTTAG